In Rhodamnia argentea isolate NSW1041297 chromosome 4, ASM2092103v1, whole genome shotgun sequence, the following proteins share a genomic window:
- the LOC115740537 gene encoding protein DETOXIFICATION 51, translating to MCNPSTPVPVTEKPAQPPPAHLFMDLLLSLPAPKQESPGPSEATTSDFAAEAKSLFALALPIALTALILYSRSILSMLFLGRLGDTELAAGSLAIAFANITGYSVLSGLALGMEPLCSQAFGARRPKLLAVTLHRSVVFLLACSLPISLLWLNMQRVLLYLRQDPNITRIAHTYLLFSLPDLLTNSFLHPIRIYLRAQGITHPLTFASLLGTIFHVPVNLLLVRSLRLGVAGVAAGSAASNALALIALVVYVWAARLHEPTWRTPGWDCFAGWRPLLRLAAPSCVSVCLEWWWYEIMIVLCGLLADPKSAVAAMGILIQTTSLLYVFPSSLSFAVSTRVGNGLGAGRASGASLSAAVAGALAAGMGVCAAAFSWAMRDTWGRMFTQDEAILRLVSAALPILGLCELGNCPQTVGCGVLRGSARPATAANVNLGAFYLVGMPVAVGLGFGLGIGFCGLWVGLLSAQVCCAGLMLYVVGTTDWDFQANRAQMLTCNGCGEAGLGRSLDNEPDEKQPLICVVVTPS from the coding sequence ATGTGCAATCCGAGCACCCCCGTGCCCGTGACGGAGAAACCTGCGCAACCGCCGCCGGCCCATCTCTTCATGGACCTCCTCTTATCCCTCCCCGCCCCAAAACAAGAGTCACCTGGGCCCAGCGAGGCCACCACCTCCGACTTCGCCGCGGAGGCCAAGTCCCTGTTCGCGCTCGCCCTCCCCATCGCCCTCACGGCGCTCATCCTCTACTCCCGCTCCATCCTGTCCATGCTCTTCCTCGGCCGCCTCGGCGACACCGAGCTCGCCGCCGGGTCGCTCGCCATCGCCTTCGCCAACATCACGGGCTACTCGGTGCTCTCCGGCCTCGCCCTCGGCATGGAGCCGCTCTGCTCCCAGGCCTTCGGGGCCCGCCGCCCGAAGCTGCTCGCCGTCACCCTCCACCGCTCCGTCGTCTTCCTCCTCGCCTGCTCCCTCCCCATCTCCCTCCTCTGGCTCAACATGCAGAGGGTCCTCCTCTACTTGCGTCAGGATCCCAACATCACCCGCATTGCCCACACCtatctcctcttctctctccccgACCTCCTCACCAATTCCTTCCTTCACCCAATCCGCATTTACCTCCGCGCTCAGGGCATCACCCACCCCCTCACGTTCGCTTCCCTCCTCGGCACGATCTTTCACGTCCCCGTCAACCTCCTCCTCGTCCGCAGCCTCCGCCTAGGAGTCGCCGGAGTCGCCGCCGGGTCGGCCGCCTCGAACGCACTCGCCCTCATCGCGCTCGTGGTTTACGTGTGGGCGGCGCGGCTGCACGAGCCAACGTGGAGGACCCCTGGCTGGGACTGCTTTGCCGGGTGGCGGCCACTGCTCCGGCTGGCCGCGCCGAGCTGCGTCTCAGTCTGCCTGGAATGGTGGTGGTACGAGATCATGATCGTGCTGTGCGGGCTGCTGGCGGACCCGAAGTCGGCCGTAGCCGCGATGGGGATCCTGATCCAGACCACCTCGCTGCTCTACGTATTCCCGTCATCGCTCAGTTTTGCCGTGTCGACCCGTGTTGGCAATGGGCTCGGCGCGGGCCGGGCGAGCGGGGCGTCGCTCTCCGCCGCGGTGGCCGGGGCGCTCGCGGCAGGGATGGGCGTGTGCGCGGCGGCGTTCTCGTGGGCCATGCGGGACACTTGGGGACGCATGTTCACGCAGGACGAGGCGATCCTGCGGCTGGTGTCGGCCGCGCTGCCGATCCTCGGGCTGTGCGAGCTCGGGAACTGCCCGCAGACGGTGGGTTGCGGCGTGCTGCGAGGGAGCGCGCGGCCCGCCACAGCCGCGAACGTCAACCTTGGCGCCTTCTACCTGGTGGGGATGCCGGTGGCCGTGGGGCTCGGGTTCGGGCTCGGAATCGGGTTCTGCGGGCTCTGGGTGGGGCTCCTCTCGGCCCAGGTTTGCTGCGCGGGGCTTATGTTGTATGTGGTGGGGACCACTGACTGGGATTTCCAGGCTAACCGGGCCCAGATGTTGACGTGTAACGGGTGTGGGGAAGCAGGGCTCGGCCGCAGTCTCGACAACGAACCCGACGAAAAGCAGCCGTTGATTTGCGTCGTGGTGACTCCGTCGTGA